The proteins below come from a single Pleuronectes platessa chromosome 3, fPlePla1.1, whole genome shotgun sequence genomic window:
- the stn1 gene encoding CST complex subunit STN1 isoform X1, which translates to MEKMQAAAVEAAEELPSMMWGLDPMFSAFSRLYVSDILHMTESIQVPGIYFYNSHPVYKVDVLGTVVYRRERDDFFCYGVDDGTGVINCMCWKSDLLKEEQDPGKSGGRQSDAVQEGFNPVAELKKLRQAQQNRCCLEIGELLRVRGPVKTSRQQREIMASTFYKVNDPVMTAQITWMMEVPQLYRQFYDKPLQLQHNATGASTISPLNKAKNIILDFFKQQPVSRFRPYDVQDLLQPLISCQPQTTSADQEPVAGPSGYQQIRQLLKETLEILQKEGIIYRKVKSQDELYHVTAQDKDLLIAVKDIIREDSRREKYAEKGCHILHILSAVRQRYSLNMNKVALELVLKSLESNSDIVSTSENHYTAF; encoded by the exons ATGGAAAAAATGCAGGCGGCTGCGGTGGAGGCAGCGGaagagctgccctccatgatgtGGGGGCTGGACCCGATGTTTTCTGCCTTCTCCAGGCTGTATGTCAGTGACATCCTGCACATGACTGAGTCCATCCAGGTTCCAG GTATTTACTTCTATAACTCGCATCCAGTCTACAAAGTGGATGTACTTGGGACAGTAGTttacaggagagaaagagacgacTTCTTCTGTTATGGAG TGGATGATGGGACTGGTGTTATAAACTGCATGTGTTGGAAGAGCGACCTGTTAAAAGAAGAGCAGGATCCTGGTAAAT CTGGGGGAAGGCAAAGTGATGCAGTTCAGGAAGGCTTCAATCCAGTCGCTGAGCTGAAGAAGCTGAGACAGGCCCAACAGAACCGCTGCTGCCTGGAGATTGGAGAGCTGCTCCGAGTCAGAGGACCGGTCAAGACCTCAAGACAGCAGAGAGAAATCATGGCCTCCACCTTCT ATAAAGTGAATGACCCAGTAATGACAGCCCAGATAACGTGGATGATGGAGGTTCCTCAGCTATACAGACAGTTCTATGACAAACCACTCCAGCTGCAACATAATGCTACGGG GGCCTCGACCATCAGTCCACTCAACAAGGCAAAAAATATCATTCTGGATTTCTTTAAGCAGCAGCCGGTGAGCAGGTTCAGGCCCTATGATGTTCAGGACCTCCTGCAGCCCCTCATCTCCTGCCAGCCTCAAACAACATCTGCTGACCAG GAGCCTGTGGCAGGTCCGTCTGGCTACCAGCAGATACGGCAGCTTCTGAAAGAAACCCTGGAAATTTTGCAGAAAGAGGGCATCATATACCGCAAGGTCAAGTCTCAGGATGAACTCTATCAT GTGACTGCACAGGATAAAGATCTACTTATAGCTGTAAAAGACATCATCAGGGAAGACTCGAGGAGAGAGAAGT ATGCAGAGAAGGGCTGCCACATCCTGCACATCCTGTCAGCAGTCAGGCAGAGGTACAGCCTCAACATGAACAAAGTGGCACTGGAGCTGGTCCTCAAATCACTGGAGTCCAACAGTGACATTGTCAGCACCAGTGAAAACCATTACACTGCGTTTTAA
- the stn1 gene encoding CST complex subunit STN1 isoform X2, translated as MEKMQAAAVEAAEELPSMMWGLDPMFSAFSRLYVSDILHMTESIQVPGIYFYNSHPVYKVDVLGTVVYRRERDDFFCYGVDDGTGVINCMCWKSDLLKEEQDPGKSGGRQSDAVQEGFNPVAELKKLRQAQQNRCCLEIGELLRVRGPVKTSRQQREIMASTFYKVNDPVMTAQITWMMEVPQLYRQFYDKPLQLQHNATGASTISPLNKAKNIILDFFKQQPVSRFRPYDVQDLLQPLISCQPQTTSADQEPVAGPSGYQQIRQLLKETLEILQKEGIIYRKVKSQDELYHMQRRAATSCTSCQQSGRGTAST; from the exons ATGGAAAAAATGCAGGCGGCTGCGGTGGAGGCAGCGGaagagctgccctccatgatgtGGGGGCTGGACCCGATGTTTTCTGCCTTCTCCAGGCTGTATGTCAGTGACATCCTGCACATGACTGAGTCCATCCAGGTTCCAG GTATTTACTTCTATAACTCGCATCCAGTCTACAAAGTGGATGTACTTGGGACAGTAGTttacaggagagaaagagacgacTTCTTCTGTTATGGAG TGGATGATGGGACTGGTGTTATAAACTGCATGTGTTGGAAGAGCGACCTGTTAAAAGAAGAGCAGGATCCTGGTAAAT CTGGGGGAAGGCAAAGTGATGCAGTTCAGGAAGGCTTCAATCCAGTCGCTGAGCTGAAGAAGCTGAGACAGGCCCAACAGAACCGCTGCTGCCTGGAGATTGGAGAGCTGCTCCGAGTCAGAGGACCGGTCAAGACCTCAAGACAGCAGAGAGAAATCATGGCCTCCACCTTCT ATAAAGTGAATGACCCAGTAATGACAGCCCAGATAACGTGGATGATGGAGGTTCCTCAGCTATACAGACAGTTCTATGACAAACCACTCCAGCTGCAACATAATGCTACGGG GGCCTCGACCATCAGTCCACTCAACAAGGCAAAAAATATCATTCTGGATTTCTTTAAGCAGCAGCCGGTGAGCAGGTTCAGGCCCTATGATGTTCAGGACCTCCTGCAGCCCCTCATCTCCTGCCAGCCTCAAACAACATCTGCTGACCAG GAGCCTGTGGCAGGTCCGTCTGGCTACCAGCAGATACGGCAGCTTCTGAAAGAAACCCTGGAAATTTTGCAGAAAGAGGGCATCATATACCGCAAGGTCAAGTCTCAGGATGAACTCTATCAT ATGCAGAGAAGGGCTGCCACATCCTGCACATCCTGTCAGCAGTCAGGCAGAGGTACAGCCTCAACATGA